In Candidatus Melainabacteria bacterium, a single window of DNA contains:
- a CDS encoding MFS transporter produces the protein MTESSIKTSSEPAIIDGIPFSWGSYVPAILLAGLGFLVDVYDVLLFAILRVPSLRDLGVSAENTLSVGVNLLNAQMVGLVLGGIIWGWIGDKKGRRAALVGSIICYSIASIANSFVDSVPLYGLLRFLTGFGLAGEVGAAMTIAAEITPARYRTFGTATVSLMGVFGSLLSSYVGATVPWRAAFFAAGVAGLLLLLIRVSMKETALFEKVKAEGISERQNPFALLKSPAKILKIIRCVCIALPLFYVFGVLVTFAPEINHAGNDSAVMVAKIAAFYSLGEAIGEAVCGVLSQVWRSRKKVILLFQFCAFLLTLWVIRSDIETYTLLCLPLGFFVGYWAIAITTTAEQFGTNVRSTVTTLVPNLMRACHIPINIAFAAISQSINTSASVMILGGVSYLLAFVCLFFMEETFAKDLDFVET, from the coding sequence ATGACTGAATCATCAATCAAAACATCCAGCGAGCCAGCAATTATCGACGGTATTCCGTTCTCGTGGGGTTCATACGTACCCGCGATTTTGCTTGCTGGTCTGGGTTTTCTAGTTGATGTGTATGACGTGCTGCTATTTGCGATTTTGCGCGTTCCCAGCTTGCGTGATTTGGGTGTATCTGCTGAAAACACTTTATCCGTTGGCGTAAACCTTTTGAATGCGCAAATGGTCGGGCTGGTGCTTGGCGGAATTATTTGGGGTTGGATTGGCGATAAGAAGGGGCGGCGCGCCGCGCTAGTCGGTTCGATTATCTGTTACTCGATTGCGTCAATTGCAAACAGCTTTGTCGATTCGGTGCCGTTGTACGGTCTGCTGCGTTTTCTTACCGGATTTGGTCTGGCAGGCGAGGTCGGTGCTGCGATGACGATAGCGGCTGAGATTACACCCGCAAGATATAGAACATTCGGCACAGCAACTGTTTCATTGATGGGTGTGTTCGGCTCTCTTCTTTCCAGTTATGTCGGCGCTACTGTCCCCTGGCGCGCTGCATTTTTTGCTGCCGGAGTGGCGGGGCTGTTGCTTTTGTTGATTCGTGTGTCGATGAAAGAGACCGCGCTTTTTGAGAAGGTTAAGGCTGAAGGAATCTCTGAGCGTCAAAATCCGTTTGCTCTCTTGAAGAGCCCTGCAAAGATTTTGAAAATTATTAGATGCGTTTGCATCGCGCTGCCGTTGTTTTACGTGTTCGGCGTTCTGGTTACCTTCGCGCCGGAGATAAATCACGCCGGTAACGATAGTGCTGTTATGGTGGCAAAGATTGCAGCCTTTTATTCACTGGGTGAAGCGATTGGCGAGGCTGTTTGTGGGGTTCTCAGTCAGGTCTGGCGGAGTCGGAAGAAGGTTATTCTTTTGTTCCAATTCTGTGCGTTCTTGCTCACGCTGTGGGTGATTCGCAGCGATATTGAGACTTATACGCTGCTCTGTTTGCCTCTCGGATTTTTTGTTGGCTATTGGGCGATTGCTATCACCACGACTGCTGAACAATTTGGTACCAATGTGCGTTCGACTGTGACAACGCTGGTACCAAATTTGATGCGTGCCTGTCACATACCAATCAACATTGCCTTTGCTGCGATATCGCAATCTATTAATACCTCTGCATCGGTTATGATTTTAGGAGGTGTCAGCTACTTGCTGGCATTTGTCTGCTTGTTCTTCATGGAAGAAACGTTTGCAAAAGATCTTGATTTTGTGGAGACTTGA
- a CDS encoding glucose 1-dehydrogenase — protein MHEFEGKVVFVTGATSGIGEEIAVQFAKHGASVAFTGRRTEEGERVAAKIKDQGGTAIFIKSDVKEATDVEKSINAVVQKFGRIDIAVNNAGVEEAMTPFLEQKVDKFDQIFDINVRGMWLCLQGEIRQMLSQKSEGAIINMSSVAGQMGFPLASSYVASKHAVNGLTKSLASEFAANKIRINAVAPGPIQTEMWTRYADSQPGTEQMVIQMVPTGRVGTCDEVASLVLWLASPTASYVTGQIIAVDGGMVNV, from the coding sequence ATGCACGAGTTTGAAGGCAAAGTTGTTTTTGTTACTGGGGCGACATCAGGCATCGGAGAAGAGATTGCCGTGCAGTTTGCCAAGCATGGTGCCAGCGTCGCCTTTACCGGAAGAAGGACGGAAGAAGGTGAACGAGTCGCGGCGAAAATAAAAGATCAGGGTGGCACTGCAATCTTCATAAAATCAGATGTGAAGGAAGCGACGGACGTAGAGAAATCTATTAACGCTGTTGTTCAAAAGTTTGGACGCATTGATATTGCGGTAAATAATGCCGGTGTCGAAGAAGCAATGACTCCATTCCTCGAGCAAAAGGTCGATAAATTCGATCAAATATTCGATATTAATGTGCGCGGCATGTGGCTCTGTTTACAGGGTGAAATTCGTCAGATGCTCAGCCAGAAATCCGAGGGTGCAATCATCAATATGTCTTCTGTCGCTGGTCAGATGGGATTTCCGCTTGCCTCCAGCTATGTCGCCAGCAAGCACGCCGTTAACGGTTTGACAAAGTCTCTTGCCTCTGAATTCGCGGCCAACAAAATTCGCATCAATGCTGTGGCACCGGGACCGATTCAAACAGAGATGTGGACAAGATACGCTGATAGTCAGCCAGGCACAGAGCAAATGGTTATACAGATGGTGCCGACCGGAAGGGTTGGTACGTGTGATGAAGTTGCAAGCCTTGTTCTCTGGCTAGCGTCTCCTACTGCGTCGTATGTTACCGGTCAAATCATTGCCGTCGATGGTGGCATGGTAAACGTCTAG
- a CDS encoding class I SAM-dependent methyltransferase: MESDWEQRYVESNTPWDSGVPSEHLKDFLSDNGISPGRVLELGCGTGTNAIYLAQNGFDVTGVDLSKTAIERARQKSEAVGVNVRFIEADATNLGDIGQPFPFVFDRGTYHVIRKVNLAGFQKMLESAVAKGGYYLVLAGNANTLAPPEQGPPIVRGSEIVSEIEAANFDLIELRQTVFHGIRVNGMEIVPLAWCGLFQRREKDRAQL, encoded by the coding sequence ATGGAAAGTGATTGGGAACAACGGTATGTCGAGTCGAATACGCCGTGGGATAGCGGTGTTCCGTCTGAGCACCTGAAAGACTTTTTGTCGGATAATGGTATCAGTCCCGGACGAGTCCTCGAGCTGGGGTGCGGAACGGGCACGAACGCAATCTACCTGGCGCAGAACGGCTTTGACGTGACGGGAGTTGACCTTTCAAAGACTGCAATCGAACGCGCTCGGCAAAAATCTGAGGCAGTCGGTGTTAATGTAAGGTTCATTGAGGCAGATGCTACTAATCTCGGTGATATTGGGCAGCCATTTCCATTCGTCTTTGACCGGGGAACGTATCACGTGATTCGGAAGGTGAATCTTGCCGGTTTCCAGAAAATGCTCGAAAGTGCAGTTGCTAAAGGAGGATACTACCTTGTGCTAGCTGGAAACGCTAATACTCTCGCGCCCCCCGAACAGGGGCCTCCTATCGTGCGAGGTAGTGAAATTGTTTCCGAAATCGAGGCCGCAAATTTCGATCTGATAGAGCTACGACAAACTGTTTTTCACGGCATTAGAGTTAACGGGATGGAAATTGTACCGCTGGCATGGTGTGGACTTTTTCAAAGGCGCGAAAAAGATCGAGCGCAGTTGTAG
- a CDS encoding ABC transporter permease, producing the protein MAAPESAPDNDATSLNLGPDTGRTAVEQLDALLRDSDRIAHQQNRRKVNQRNPRAKSDKLKCVLISSEKRSLISELEELWDYRELIFSFVRRDLTTRYRQTILGVGWAIVQPVCMMLVFTLFLGRFVHAPTDNCPYPVFVYTALLVWQYISTSLTKCSNSVLDAGSLIKKVYFPRLCVPIASVIPALIDFSIGLVSLTVLMAFYGMVPSWHVVFLPVFIALAITTSLGLGLWAGALHVRYRDVHHIVPFGLQLWMFASPVIYSSAQIPSYLKPLSSFNPLVGILEGFRWSVLGTVGDIVWPTVFSASVSLLLLLSGFAYFRSVEDLFADYL; encoded by the coding sequence ATGGCAGCGCCAGAGTCTGCGCCTGACAACGACGCTACTTCCTTGAACCTCGGTCCTGACACTGGCAGAACAGCGGTGGAGCAGCTGGATGCTTTGTTGCGCGACTCCGACCGCATCGCGCATCAGCAAAACCGGCGAAAGGTTAATCAGCGGAACCCTCGGGCTAAATCTGACAAGTTGAAGTGCGTTCTGATTTCCTCCGAGAAAAGGTCGCTGATTTCCGAACTTGAAGAGCTGTGGGATTATCGTGAGCTAATCTTTAGTTTTGTGCGACGAGATTTGACCACCCGCTATCGGCAGACTATTCTCGGCGTCGGCTGGGCTATCGTTCAACCTGTTTGCATGATGCTTGTCTTCACGCTATTTCTCGGACGTTTTGTGCACGCGCCGACCGACAATTGCCCCTATCCCGTGTTTGTATACACCGCTCTCCTCGTCTGGCAATACATTTCCACTTCCTTGACTAAGTGTTCAAATAGTGTGCTTGATGCCGGCAGTTTGATCAAAAAAGTCTATTTCCCTCGCCTGTGTGTGCCGATTGCAAGTGTTATCCCGGCGCTCATTGATTTCTCAATTGGTCTGGTATCACTGACAGTGCTGATGGCATTCTACGGAATGGTGCCTTCCTGGCATGTGGTTTTCCTGCCTGTGTTCATCGCCCTGGCGATAACTACGTCGCTGGGACTCGGCTTGTGGGCCGGCGCATTGCACGTAAGATATCGAGATGTCCATCATATTGTGCCGTTCGGGTTGCAGCTATGGATGTTCGCTTCCCCCGTAATTTATTCGAGCGCCCAGATACCATCTTATTTGAAGCCGCTATCAAGCTTTAATCCGCTCGTCGGAATACTTGAAGGTTTTCGATGGAGTGTTTTGGGCACCGTTGGTGATATCGTCTGGCCAACCGTATTTTCCGCTTCGGTTTCCCTTCTGCTCCTGCTCTCTGGCTTCGCTTACTTCCGATCTGTTGAAGACTTATTCGCTGATTATCTCTGA
- a CDS encoding serine/threonine protein kinase, with product MTVPDQSTDQSTTQSRKRDPLIGTEIAARYELVSLLGRGATTSVYKANDKVKNRFVAVKILRTDSIFNEQLIRRFEQECKTLGLLKHRNIVQLYDSGVNDADQPFLVMEYVDGISLKELIDADDCVDFARTLKIFIQICAALAAAHEKGIVHRDMKPANIMLMKNSDGEEQVKILDFGVAKLLVQGDTFQTKTQTGEMLGTLLYMSPEQCLEQVLDERCDVYSVGCVLYETLTGKPPLIGRTAFETMNKHLTQMPEKLSKVRPDRQFNDRFDVVLRIAMAKDAKDRYQTIGEFQTALSAILAKLDDTRGDESPSSTPAEVVPEKKPESVNRSVPQELLERVTITESDSGLSPKIAVNLVILVLWGIFAFTSINSGLFFPVSIICFLAIGWNSLFNNLDAPVIRSEPERRLITVPKPTGDDSSREGAIYFLAVESRDGVAWRNIYSNQIAQYNIKDSEVSAMRTRLVAAQRDAWSEVKTFVMESFDKLDTDKDGFISKAELNDARARSKPYLRAYALLSFLITNMEDIQNVVNSGESPDKGVRRQDLSEYFLHLERTEQELH from the coding sequence ATGACGGTTCCGGACCAATCCACTGATCAAAGCACCACACAGTCCAGGAAGCGCGACCCGCTGATCGGAACCGAAATAGCGGCTCGCTATGAACTGGTCTCTTTGTTGGGGCGTGGTGCGACCACAAGCGTCTACAAGGCGAACGATAAGGTCAAGAATCGATTCGTCGCGGTCAAAATTCTGCGCACTGATTCGATATTCAACGAACAGTTGATTCGCCGATTCGAGCAAGAATGCAAGACTCTTGGGCTTTTGAAGCACAGGAATATTGTTCAACTGTATGACAGTGGTGTCAACGACGCGGATCAACCTTTCCTGGTGATGGAATACGTCGATGGTATAAGTCTAAAGGAGTTGATTGACGCTGATGACTGCGTTGATTTTGCGCGCACGCTAAAGATATTTATTCAGATTTGCGCGGCGCTGGCGGCTGCTCATGAGAAAGGCATTGTTCATCGCGACATGAAGCCTGCAAACATCATGTTGATGAAGAATTCTGATGGTGAAGAGCAGGTGAAAATTTTGGATTTTGGTGTCGCCAAATTGTTGGTTCAGGGAGACACTTTCCAAACTAAAACTCAGACTGGTGAAATGCTCGGTACGCTGCTCTACATGAGCCCTGAACAATGCCTTGAGCAGGTTCTTGATGAGAGATGCGATGTCTACTCGGTGGGTTGTGTTTTGTATGAGACGTTGACAGGCAAACCTCCCCTGATCGGACGCACCGCATTTGAAACTATGAATAAGCATTTGACTCAAATGCCGGAGAAGCTTTCAAAAGTTCGCCCCGATCGTCAATTCAACGATCGGTTTGATGTCGTCTTGCGCATCGCTATGGCAAAAGATGCCAAAGACCGATATCAAACAATCGGTGAATTTCAGACTGCACTGTCCGCGATACTAGCCAAATTGGATGATACGCGTGGGGATGAATCTCCCTCTAGCACTCCGGCCGAGGTTGTTCCAGAGAAAAAGCCTGAATCCGTCAATCGTTCCGTGCCACAAGAGTTGCTAGAAAGGGTGACGATAACTGAGTCAGATTCTGGGTTGTCTCCAAAGATAGCTGTTAATTTGGTGATCCTGGTTCTGTGGGGAATATTTGCCTTTACATCTATCAATTCAGGATTGTTCTTCCCTGTCTCCATAATTTGTTTTCTTGCTATCGGATGGAATTCACTCTTTAACAATCTCGATGCTCCTGTCATTCGTTCTGAACCGGAACGTCGTCTCATTACTGTACCGAAGCCAACCGGTGATGATTCATCTCGGGAAGGCGCGATTTATTTTCTGGCTGTGGAGTCTCGAGACGGGGTAGCCTGGAGGAATATCTATTCCAATCAAATCGCGCAGTACAACATCAAAGATTCAGAAGTGAGCGCTATGCGAACTCGACTTGTTGCAGCACAACGCGACGCCTGGTCAGAAGTGAAAACTTTCGTAATGGAATCTTTCGATAAGCTCGATACTGATAAGGATGGCTTCATTAGTAAAGCTGAGTTGAACGATGCGCGGGCGCGTTCGAAGCCGTATCTTAGAGCCTACGCTCTGTTATCTTTTCTGATTACAAATATGGAGGATATTCAGAACGTCGTGAACAGTGGAGAAAGTCCCGATAAAGGTGTTCGACGCCAGGATCTTTCAGAATATTTCTTGCATCTCGAACGTACCGAGCAAGAACTGCACTAA
- a CDS encoding GNAT family N-acetyltransferase yields the protein MLMTCKTGRIISYSAGGVMSQTTELKSQLEGRIAELKDVEPLERLVQYAFRGGKASKSWTGEEHLVRGPRITIDGLHDILNGVDQVILLAELVDGGERKLVGCIHLKREGEHGHIGMLAVDPDSQSTGAGKFLMNWSEEYAREHYHAKAIVGEVVSGRPELMAWYQRMGYNPTGETAPFNPEGVVHLVDGLHFIKIVKPIV from the coding sequence ATGTTGATGACGTGTAAGACTGGTAGGATCATAAGCTACTCCGCAGGAGGTGTTATGAGTCAGACTACCGAACTAAAATCTCAGCTGGAAGGGCGCATTGCAGAGCTCAAGGATGTCGAGCCGCTGGAACGTCTGGTTCAGTATGCTTTTCGAGGTGGAAAGGCAAGCAAATCCTGGACTGGGGAAGAGCATTTAGTTCGCGGTCCGAGAATCACAATCGATGGGCTCCATGACATTCTCAATGGAGTAGATCAGGTCATATTGCTTGCTGAGTTGGTTGATGGTGGCGAGCGGAAATTAGTTGGCTGCATCCACTTGAAGAGAGAAGGCGAACACGGACACATCGGTATGCTCGCAGTCGATCCAGACAGTCAAAGTACTGGTGCTGGAAAGTTTTTGATGAACTGGAGTGAGGAATACGCCAGAGAGCACTATCACGCTAAAGCTATAGTCGGGGAAGTTGTCTCTGGCCGCCCTGAACTGATGGCATGGTATCAGCGTATGGGTTACAACCCGACTGGTGAAACTGCGCCTTTCAATCCCGAGGGCGTAGTGCACCTCGTAGACGGTCTGCACTTCATCAAAATCGTCAAGCCAATTGTCTGA
- a CDS encoding tetratricopeptide repeat protein has protein sequence MSASFLERGLVLFQLRMFARAEQEFFSELKENPDNALAHTMIAMCKISMGKHKDALQFAVKALELDPELSYGHYVLAICYAKSHRTWLAMPAITEALRLDPDAPEYWGFKAYLHLCLASKILPNHAQSALDCAENGLKCDPADAQCMQMKVRVLLALNCKAEAFAALGEALALDPNDSESHEMRAWFALEGGKSQEARAFYAEALRLDPGSASARSGLLAAMRAKHAIYRFLLKFMSADGSVNLVPLFLIGGAPFAVAYLHKIPNPVCQALSLALIMPVVLFTLFALFAFFLANPIFNLIIWLDPETRWSLTADEVLAAKLLAINLLIVASIVPLVAFSSVLWYFPLAMFGLLLAPTVIIFSFQPGKFRKFLYVYLAVNFLCALAGSSLLFALDFLDRTFKGSGELIIHVWASAITASIGLSICAFWFEALAGRVVVLMSKFPRHQR, from the coding sequence TTGTCAGCATCATTTTTAGAGCGCGGATTAGTTCTTTTCCAGTTGCGCATGTTTGCGCGTGCTGAGCAGGAATTTTTTTCGGAACTGAAAGAGAATCCTGATAATGCTCTGGCGCACACAATGATAGCCATGTGCAAAATCAGCATGGGGAAGCATAAAGACGCGCTGCAGTTCGCTGTCAAAGCGTTGGAATTAGATCCCGAACTGTCGTATGGGCACTATGTCCTGGCAATCTGTTACGCCAAATCTCATCGCACGTGGCTTGCTATGCCGGCTATCACAGAAGCCTTGCGACTTGACCCCGATGCTCCTGAGTACTGGGGGTTCAAAGCGTATTTGCATCTGTGCCTGGCCTCTAAGATTTTGCCCAACCATGCGCAGTCTGCGCTTGACTGTGCAGAAAATGGTCTCAAGTGCGATCCTGCAGATGCACAGTGTATGCAGATGAAGGTGCGTGTCTTGCTCGCCCTGAACTGTAAAGCGGAGGCTTTTGCCGCATTGGGTGAAGCTCTGGCACTTGATCCAAACGACTCCGAATCACACGAAATGCGCGCGTGGTTTGCGCTGGAGGGCGGCAAGTCTCAGGAGGCACGAGCGTTTTACGCAGAAGCTTTGCGCCTTGATCCCGGTTCGGCCAGTGCTCGCAGCGGTCTTCTGGCGGCAATGCGGGCTAAGCATGCCATCTATCGATTTCTTCTCAAGTTTATGAGCGCTGATGGTTCTGTAAACCTGGTGCCGCTTTTTTTGATTGGCGGCGCACCATTTGCAGTGGCATATTTGCATAAAATTCCGAACCCTGTTTGCCAGGCCTTGAGCCTGGCGTTGATCATGCCTGTTGTGTTGTTTACACTCTTTGCGCTGTTTGCATTTTTCCTGGCAAATCCAATTTTCAATCTGATTATCTGGCTTGATCCTGAAACTCGGTGGAGCCTCACGGCTGATGAAGTTCTCGCTGCAAAATTGCTCGCTATTAACCTGCTTATTGTCGCTTCAATCGTTCCACTAGTTGCCTTTAGCAGTGTTCTCTGGTATTTCCCGCTGGCAATGTTCGGATTGTTGCTGGCGCCGACCGTGATCATTTTTTCCTTTCAGCCAGGCAAGTTTCGGAAGTTTCTCTACGTGTATCTGGCTGTAAACTTTCTTTGTGCTCTGGCTGGTTCAAGTTTGTTGTTTGCCCTGGATTTCCTTGATCGAACTTTCAAGGGCAGTGGCGAATTGATTATCCATGTTTGGGCTTCAGCAATAACCGCCTCCATTGGTTTGTCCATATGCGCCTTCTGGTTTGAGGCGCTCGCAGGCAGAGTGGTCGTTCTAATGTCGAAATTTCCCCGGCATCAGCGATAA
- a CDS encoding DUF2934 domain-containing protein: MNNTKKKAKVVKIAPKPSTLTVEKPQPTSVAALAYQYWVEAGYQGDDLTHWLRAEQQLNNQN; the protein is encoded by the coding sequence ATGAACAACACAAAAAAGAAGGCAAAAGTTGTAAAAATTGCCCCGAAGCCGAGCACATTAACAGTTGAGAAACCGCAGCCTACATCCGTAGCGGCCCTCGCATACCAGTACTGGGTAGAAGCAGGATACCAGGGCGACGACCTAACTCATTGGCTCCGAGCGGAACAACAGCTCAACAATCAAAATTAA
- a CDS encoding ABC transporter ATP-binding protein: MKKIAVRFENICKRYDGPKRKPLRDFLTGKIIKKVSAKSDSAAKSVEQIWALKDVSFEIEQGEVIGFVGSNGAGKSTLLKILSRITKPTSGFGEITGRVASLLEVGTGFHPELTGRENVYLSGSILGMSRSEIDRRFDDIVEFSGVGSQIDMQVKFYSSGQHVRLGFSVLAHLEQEILILDEVLAVGDQDFKEKCMKKMHDLAGSGRTVLLVSHQLESLEKLCDKVIWLDRGQVVEFGETSRVLDAYRNAKALA; the protein is encoded by the coding sequence ATGAAAAAAATTGCTGTTAGATTTGAAAATATCTGCAAACGCTACGATGGTCCGAAGCGAAAACCCCTGCGCGATTTCTTGACTGGAAAGATAATCAAGAAAGTAAGCGCGAAAAGCGATAGCGCCGCGAAATCAGTTGAACAAATCTGGGCTCTGAAAGATGTTTCTTTCGAAATCGAGCAGGGCGAGGTAATAGGTTTCGTTGGATCCAACGGTGCGGGTAAGAGCACACTGCTCAAAATATTGTCGCGCATAACTAAGCCTACCAGCGGATTTGGAGAGATAACAGGTCGGGTCGCCAGCCTGTTGGAGGTTGGCACGGGCTTTCATCCGGAGCTAACTGGGCGAGAGAATGTTTACCTGTCAGGCTCCATCTTGGGAATGAGCCGCAGCGAAATCGATCGGCGGTTCGACGACATAGTTGAATTCTCTGGAGTCGGATCCCAGATCGACATGCAGGTCAAGTTTTACAGCAGCGGTCAACATGTCCGACTCGGATTTTCCGTGCTGGCGCATCTGGAGCAAGAAATTTTGATTCTGGATGAAGTACTTGCAGTTGGTGACCAGGATTTCAAAGAAAAATGCATGAAAAAGATGCATGACCTTGCCGGCAGCGGGCGAACTGTGCTGCTCGTCAGCCATCAGCTGGAATCGCTGGAAAAGTTGTGTGACAAGGTTATCTGGCTCGACCGAGGCCAGGTCGTTGAATTCGGCGAAACGTCCAGAGTTCTGGACGCCTATCGTAATGCGAAAGCGTTGGCTTGA
- a CDS encoding RraA family protein, protein MTTTSQTDYAIATAQIVDACMRLKLAYRIAPAGIKPITRMGAMIWGEVVPSRHYGSVDIFLEALETSDTQEKILVIDNQARQDEACIGDLIVLEAKNAGIKSIIVRGLHRDTSDLIDIGLPIFSYGAYPSGPARLDAREPDALASAKFEGFIVTADDTAFVDDDGVVFVNSMDVEQILEVAKSIRVKERNQSNVAAHGVTLREQFQFTEYLKKRKDSQDYTFRAHLNSLAKSIEE, encoded by the coding sequence ATGACTACCACATCGCAAACTGACTACGCCATAGCAACAGCTCAGATAGTTGACGCTTGTATGCGACTGAAGCTGGCATATCGGATAGCTCCGGCTGGAATCAAACCGATCACAAGAATGGGAGCGATGATCTGGGGAGAAGTCGTACCATCACGACATTATGGGAGCGTCGACATCTTTTTAGAAGCGCTGGAAACCAGCGACACGCAGGAAAAAATTCTGGTCATCGACAACCAGGCGCGCCAGGACGAAGCATGCATTGGTGATTTAATCGTACTCGAGGCAAAAAATGCCGGCATAAAATCAATAATCGTCCGTGGATTGCATCGCGACACAAGCGATCTTATCGATATAGGACTGCCGATCTTCTCATACGGAGCATATCCCTCAGGTCCAGCACGACTAGATGCAAGGGAGCCGGATGCTTTAGCGAGTGCAAAATTTGAAGGATTTATCGTCACCGCCGACGATACCGCTTTCGTGGACGATGATGGAGTCGTCTTTGTAAATTCAATGGACGTTGAGCAGATTCTAGAAGTCGCCAAATCAATAAGAGTGAAAGAACGAAATCAATCGAACGTCGCCGCTCACGGAGTGACTCTGAGAGAGCAGTTCCAATTTACTGAATACTTGAAAAAACGAAAGGACTCGCAAGATTACACTTTTAGAGCGCATCTCAATTCTCTAGCGAAATCGATTGAAGAATGA
- a CDS encoding matrixin family metalloprotease, translating to MKEPILVPFDQCLIRRFTLRLYFVVNRADNVRQTYILRHPARSDSEFLLNLHAGANRSQSGAPVLNNSFSKLSEFSKLSLLTFIVVLTAISANAPAVTIAAPAKSKADKQSTTQSANVAKFRQLINDTSPEKAEEQIAAFLKTSDDAAVRELHADVLYKLARYHYAMDELKRAMQTTGETPEDSLLMGKICQNMHKSKEAIEWYKKFIASSPSDERTGQYEALQQALQSSVAAEAEKHRKVQAEVGNYLAAVTQNAMMRWPSPENIKVYIKDGAGLEGYRPELEEALRQAFDEWSEASNGKVNFSFLQSPENADMTVTWTSDLHAPALKAEAGLATTSYGPNGLSKADIQLLTVDPLKDGPVGKNMLYNVCLHEIGHALGLEGHSPTEGDIMYSTLIVQQGLSDRDINTLLALYNSDLKSSTALSDKDEYGRPLPPSVIAERLTNVGSAAAMSGDFEKAIEKLQAALAINPDQELARKNLSVAANNLAIANNTEPEKALSLLRLALYWDPKNDASRSNLNAALQNQGKDPKSFKTRVECAESCQSHKDFKGAIVEYSEALSIKSDEIVASKLKQLKASEGKPKTKSI from the coding sequence ATGAAAGAGCCAATCCTGGTTCCCTTTGACCAATGCTTAATTCGCAGATTCACTTTGAGGTTGTATTTCGTCGTCAACAGGGCAGATAATGTCAGGCAGACCTACATCCTCAGGCACCCAGCAAGATCCGACTCAGAGTTTCTGCTAAATCTTCATGCTGGTGCTAATAGATCGCAATCTGGAGCGCCCGTGCTTAACAACAGCTTCTCAAAGTTATCAGAGTTCTCAAAGTTATCACTGCTAACTTTCATCGTCGTTCTTACCGCAATCTCAGCAAACGCACCTGCGGTCACTATAGCAGCGCCGGCAAAATCAAAAGCAGACAAACAATCCACCACGCAAAGCGCGAACGTGGCAAAGTTTCGCCAACTAATCAATGACACCAGCCCAGAAAAAGCGGAAGAACAGATAGCAGCCTTCCTCAAAACAAGCGACGATGCAGCAGTACGCGAATTGCATGCGGACGTCCTGTACAAACTGGCGCGATATCACTATGCGATGGACGAATTGAAGCGAGCTATGCAGACAACTGGTGAGACCCCGGAAGATTCGCTTTTGATGGGAAAAATATGTCAGAACATGCATAAATCAAAGGAAGCAATTGAATGGTACAAAAAATTCATTGCTTCCAGTCCCAGCGATGAACGCACCGGGCAGTACGAAGCTTTGCAGCAGGCACTACAAAGTTCAGTGGCGGCCGAGGCAGAAAAGCACAGAAAAGTACAAGCTGAGGTCGGCAACTATTTGGCAGCAGTTACTCAAAACGCAATGATGCGATGGCCTTCGCCAGAAAACATCAAAGTGTACATAAAAGATGGAGCCGGGTTAGAAGGTTACAGACCTGAGCTTGAAGAAGCTCTGCGCCAGGCTTTCGATGAATGGTCTGAAGCAAGCAACGGAAAAGTCAATTTCTCATTCTTACAGTCACCTGAGAATGCCGACATGACAGTTACATGGACCAGCGACCTGCACGCTCCAGCCCTGAAGGCCGAGGCAGGTCTGGCTACGACATCTTACGGTCCTAATGGGTTGTCTAAGGCGGATATTCAATTGCTGACAGTCGACCCACTGAAAGATGGTCCTGTCGGAAAAAATATGCTGTACAACGTATGTCTTCACGAGATCGGGCATGCGCTTGGGCTGGAAGGGCACAGCCCCACCGAAGGTGACATCATGTATTCAACACTAATAGTGCAGCAGGGTCTATCCGATCGGGATATAAATACCCTACTGGCGCTCTACAACAGCGATCTCAAATCATCTACTGCACTATCAGACAAAGACGAATACGGACGCCCTCTGCCACCGTCCGTAATAGCAGAAAGACTGACGAACGTTGGCTCAGCAGCGGCAATGAGTGGCGATTTCGAAAAGGCGATTGAAAAATTGCAAGCAGCCCTGGCGATAAATCCCGATCAGGAATTGGCAAGAAAAAATCTCTCCGTAGCTGCAAACAATCTAGCAATAGCAAATAACACCGAGCCCGAAAAGGCTCTATCACTTCTCCGCCTGGCACTTTACTGGGATCCTAAAAATGATGCATCGCGAAGTAACTTGAACGCCGCTCTGCAAAATCAAGGCAAAGATCCAAAGTCGTTCAAGACTCGCGTAGAGTGTGCTGAATCATGTCAATCACACAAAGATTTCAAAGGCGCGATTGTCGAATACAGCGAGGCACTGTCCATAAAGTCAGACGAGATTGTAGCAAGCAAACTGAAACAGCTAAAAGCATCTGAAGGTAAACCAAAAACAAAATCCATCTAA